The Microcella sp. genome includes the window GTGTGCGACGTGAGCATCACGACGATCATCGTCCCTGCGGGCGGCGATGACGGTGGAGACGACGGCGGCGACAACGGCGGTGGTGACGACGGCGGTGACGACGGCGGCTCGGGGATTCTCGGCGGCGACGGCAGCGACAGCGGTCTCTCGCAGTTCTCGGGCAACCTCGCCGCGACCGGGCCGGCCGGTTTCGGCTCGTTCGCCGCAGTCAGCACACTGCTGCTCGTGATGGGCAGCGCGTTGCCGCTCGCGAGGCGCCGGGCAGCACTGCGGTAGCACCGGCGTACACTGCGACGACGAGAGGTCGTCTATGACTGCAACGCACTTGAGCCTGCTCGGCTCGTTCGAAGTCGCAGTCTCAGGAGCGCCCGCCGCCACCTCGACCGCGGGAACGCAGCGACTCGTCGTGCTCTTGGCCCTGCGAGACCGCGTCGTGTCGCGCGCAGCCGTCGCGGGAGCGCTGTGGCCCGACACGACGAGCGAGTTGGCCGCACTGCGGTTGCGCACGGCCCTCAGCCGGCTCGACAGCTCGGCGCAGTCCGTCGTCGAGATGACACCGGGAGGCTTGCGCATCGACGCGGCGTGCGCCGTCGACTACCGGCTCGCACGACAGCAAGCGTTCGACATGCTCGAGACCGAGCATCCGTCGCCGAGACAGAGCGCGGCGCAGACTCGAGAGTCGATCGCGCTGCTGTGCCTCGAGCTGCTGCCAGACAGCTACGACGACTGGGTGCTCGATGAGGCCGAAGACTGGCGGTTGCTGCGTGCGATCGCGCTCGAAGCGCTCGCGGCGACACTGTCGGCCGACCACCGCCCGCACCTCGCTATGGGAGCCGCGCAGGCTGCCGTGCGCAACGAGCCTTTGCGAGAGACGGCGCAAGCGGCGCTCATCAGGCTGCACCTCGTCGCGGGCAATCAGCACGAAGCCTTGCGCGTGTACGAGCGATTCGCCGTCGTGCTCGCCGATTCGCTGCAGCTGAGCCCGAGCCCCATGCTGCGCGATCTCGTGAGCACCCTCGTGCCGGTGTCGTGACCGATCGGGAATGCACGAAGGGCCCAGTACGCTGACGTTCTTGTGACGAACGCATCGCGCGGCCCGGCCGCCACTCACCCTGCCCCCGCCCCCTCCGACCCGCGCATCGCTCGCCGCGCTCGGTGGGCATCACTCGTCGGAACCTCGCTCGAGTCGTACGACTTCTACCTCTTCGCCTACTTCTCGGCGTTCTTCGCCGGCCCGCTGTTCTTCGAACCGCTCGGCGAAGTGGGGGCGAACCTCGCCGCGCTCGCGACCATCGGCGTCGCCTTCGTCATCAGGCCCGTCGGCGCCATCGTGTTCGGGCACCTCGGTGACCGCATCGGCCGCCGAACGACACTCATCGTCACCATCACCATGATGGGCGTCGCGACCGGACTCATCGGAGTGCTGCCCACGTTCGACCAAGCCGGCTGGTTCGGTGCGGTGCTGCTCGTGCTGCTGCGCGTCGCGCAAGGCGTGTCACTCGGCGGTGAGTGGGGCGGCGCCGTGCTCATCGCCACCGAGCACGAGAGCCGTGCCAAACGCGCCTTCGCCGCGGCGATGCCGCAGCTCGGCTCGCCGATCGGGTCGATCCTCTCGGCGGCAGCCTTCATCTGGCTCACGCTCGCCCTCACGAGCGAAGAGATCAGCGAGTGGGCGTGGCGCGTACCGTTCTTGACGGCGATTCCCCTTCTTGCGGTGTCGCTCTACCTGCGGCTGGCCGTCACCGAGACCCCGGTCTTCACCGCGGTGAAAGACGCCGGGCGCGCGCCGCGCATCCCCCTCGCCGCCCTGCTGCGCGCCCAGCCCGTCACGATCGTCGTCGCGGTCGGCGTCGCGCTGCTCGGCATCGGCTCGTACTCGCTCATGAACACCTACACGCTCAACTACGGGGCAGGCGTGCTCGGCTTCGACTACTACGAGCTCTTGATCGCGACGACAGCGGGCGGCCTGCTGCAGCTCATCACCATTCCCCTGTTCGGCGCGTGGGCGACCCGCATCGGCTCAGGCCTCGTCGTCGCGATCGGGGCGCTCGGCACACTGCTCGTCGCGTTTCCGATCTACTTCTTCTTGCAAGAGGCGAGCTTCGCGTTTCTCGTCGGCATGATGATCATCGGCGGCATTCTGCCGACCATGAGCTGGGCGGCGCTCGGCGGCATCTTCACCGAACTGTTCGACGAGCGCTACCGCTACTCGGCTCTCGGCTTCGCCTACGCGCTGGCCGCCGTCGTCGCCGGCTTCGTGCCCGCGCTCACGGGCGCACTCGGCGCTGCCACCGGCAACGCTTGGTGGCACCCCGCCGTGGTGCTCGCGGGCATGTCGCTCATCACCCTGGTGGCGTCGCTCGTGGCCATTCGCATTCGGGTCGACCGCGACGACGCCCTCGAGTGAGGGGCTGACTCGCCTCTGCCTCTAGCCTTCGGCGGCTGTCGAGCCATAGTCTGAGCCGCAGCGGCCGCACGGCTGCCGTCGACCTAGTGCACAGGGAGGCCACCGTCATGAGCGACCCCACCCCCGACGACGCGCCCACCGAGGCGTTCGCCGCACCCACCGTGCCCTTGCCCGAGCAGCCAGCTGCCGGGGGCGAACCACCGAGCGACGAGCGCAAGAACCGCACACTGCTCATCGCTCTGCTGTCGGTCGCCGGCGCGATTCTGCTCGCCCTCATCGTGCTCATCGCCGTGCTGCTCGGAGGTCAGGGCGACCCCGAGCCAGCACCGCTGCCGACCGAGACGTTGAGCGAGTCGCCGACGCCCTCGCCCGAGCCGACCGAGAGCGAGTCGCCCGAGCCCGAGCCGTCTGAAGAACCCGAGGCCTCGGCGAGCGCCCCGCCGCCGCCGCCGCCCCCGCCGCAGAGCCCGAGCTTCGCCACCTTCAGCGGGCCGAACAAAGCCAACTGCCCTGACACGTCGAGTTCGGTCGAGATCACCTGGAGCTGGAGCAGCAGCAACGCTGTCAACGCATGGTTCGGCATCGGCACGAACAACGCGAAGCTGCAGCCATACGAGCAAGTGCCGACGACGGCGACCTACACGTTCTACTACCAGTGCTCTGAGGCCAGCCAGATCTACACGGTGACGCTCGAAGACTCGGCAGGCCGACTGACGCACAAGACGGTGACAGCCACGCGGTAGTGCGGTGCTTCTGGGCTCGTCCCGATACCATGGGGCGACCCTGACATTCAGGCACCTCAACCCTTGACACGGTGCCGCACATACCGAAGCGAGACCGCGATGACTCACGCCAGCCTGCCCGAGAAGCCCGCCCTGGAAGGCCTGGAGGGCAAATGGGGCGCGGTGTGGGAATCGAACGGCACCTATCGCTTCGATCGTCAGGCGGCGGTGGATGCTGGCCCAGACTCGGTCTACGCGATCGACACTCCCCCGCCCACCGCCTCGGGCTCGCTGCACATCGGCCACGTCTTCAGCTACACCCACATGGACCTCGCTGCACGCTTTCAGCGCATGCGCGGCATGAACCTCTTCTACCCGATGGGCTGGGACGACAACGGGCTGCCGACCGAGCGCCGCGTGCAGAACTACTACGGTGTGCGCTGCGACCCCACCCTGCCCTATGAGCCCGACTTCACCCCGCCCTTCGAGGGCGGCGACAACGCGAACTCGAAGGCCGCCGATCAGGTGCCGATCAGCCGCCGCAACTTCATCGAGCTGTGCGAGCGGCTCACCGTCGAAGATGAGCAGCAGTTCGAAGACCTGTGGCGCACTCTCGGCCTGAGCGTCGACTGGAGCCAGACCTACCGCACGATCGGCGACGACGCGCAGCGCGCCGCCCAGCGCGCCTTCCTGCGCAACCTGGCGCGCGGAGAGGCCTACCGCGCCGACGCCCCGACGCTGTGGGACGTCACGTTTCGCACTGCCGTCGCGCAGGCAGAGCTCGAAGACAAAGAGATGCCCGGCGCCTTCCACCGGGTGAGCTTTCACCGGCCAGACGGCGGCACGGTCGAGATCGAGACGACGCGCCCCGAGCTCATCGCCGCCTGCGTGGCCCTCGTCGCGCATCCTGATGACCCCCGCTACCAGCCCCTCTTCGGCAGCACCGTGCGCACGCCGCTGTTCGGAGTCGAAGTGCCCGTCGTGGCTCACCACCTGGCGCAGCAAGACAAGGGCTCGGGCATCGCCATGGTCTGCACCTTCGGCGACGTGACCGACGTGGTCTGGTGGCGCGAGCTCGACCTGCCGATGCGCCCCATTCTCGGCAAGGATGGGCGCATTCTCGCCGATGCGCCCTCAGGTCTCGAGGGCGAGGCCGTCGAGACCTACGCCGAGCTCGCGGGCAAGACGGTCTTCAGCGCGAAGGCGCGCATGGTCGAGCTGCTGCGCGAGTCAGGCGACCTCATCGGCGAGCCACGCCCCATCACGCACCCGGTCAAGTTCTTCGAGAAGGGCGACAAGCCACTCGAGATCGTGACGACCCGGCAGTGGTACATCGCGAACGGTGCACGCGACGAGGCGCTCAACGCCCGGCTGCTCGAGCGAGGCCGCGAGGTGGCTTTTCACCCCGACTTCATGCGCGTGCGCTATGAGAACTGGGTGGGCGGCTTGAGCGGCGACTGGCTCATCTCGCGCCAGCGGTTCTTCGGCGTGCCGATTCCGGTCTGGTACCGCCTCGACGAGCACGGCGAGCAGACCGGCGAGCCGATCGTGCCGACCGAAGACCAGCTTCCGGTCGACCCCTCGTCGATGCCGGCCCCGGGGTTCGACGAAGCGCAGCGCGGGCAACCGGGGGGCTTCATCGGCGAGGTCGACATCATGGACACCTGGGCGACGTCATCGCTCACGCCGCAGATCGCCGGCAAGTGGGAAGACGACCCAGAGCTCTTCGACCTGGTGTTTCCGTACGACTTGCGCAGCCAGGGTCAAGACATCATTCGCACCTGGCTGTTCTCGACGGTGCTGCGCGCAGAGCTCGAGCACGGCACGGTGCCGTGGAAGCACGCGGGCATCTCGGGCTTCATCGTCGACCCCGATCGCAAGAAGATGTCGAAGTCGAAGGGCAACGTCGTCACGCCCGCCGCGATGCTCGACGAGCACGGCAGCGACGCCGTGCGCTACTGGGCCGCGTCGTCACGACTCGGCACCGACGCCGCCTTCGACCCGCAGAACCCGAAGCAGATCAAGATCGGGCGACGCCTGGCGATCAAGGTGCTCAACGCCGCCAAGTTCGTCTACTCGTTCGAGGCGCCCGCAGGCACTGCGTCGGGAGCCGATGCTGTGACCGAGCCGCTCGACATCGACATGCTCGCGACCCTCGGCGAAGTGGTCGCCACCGCGACGCGCGCCTACGAAGAGTACGACCACGCGCGAGCCCTCGAAGTCGCCGAGCAGTTCTTCTGGACCTTCACCGACGACTACCTCGAGCTCGTGAAAGAGCGGGCGTACGGTTCGCAGGGTGCAGAGGGCCAGGCGAGCGCGGTGTCTGCCCTGCAGCTCGCGATCGACGTCTTCGTGCGCCTGTTCGCGCCGGTGCTGCCGTTCGCGACCGAAGAGGTGTGGAGCTGGACTCACGACTCGTCAGTGCACACGGCGCCCTGGCCGACCGTCGACGAGCTGGGTGTCGACGCTCAGCATGGCGGGCTGCTGCCGCTCGTCTCTGAGGCGCTCATCGGCATCCGCCGCGCGAAGACCGACGCGAAGGCCTCGCAGAAGACTCCCGTGACGCGGGCTGTCATCGCCGGCCCCGCGCTGCTCGAGCACGCCGCGGGCGACCTCGCGGCGGTCGGGCGCATCGCCTCGCTCACGATCACTCCGGCCGACGAGGTGTCGGTGCTCGAGATCGAGCTCGGCGAGCTTCCGCAGGCCTGAGCGCAGCATCCCGGGCGGTGCTGGCGGCGCGTGGTGCGCGCCCTGGTCATGGCGCTGGTGCCCATCGCCCTGTCGCCCTGTCGCCTAGACCCGGTGATTTGCGCGACACGCCGTGTCGACAGCGCGACACGCCGGGGCGGGGCGAGAAGACCGGGGTGAGCGGACAATCCGAGGTGCGTGCGGCGCTCGCTGCAGCAGCCAGCGAGTCGTGCAGAGCCGTCGCGCGCCGCCGCCCCCGCACCGCCGCCATCGCCGCCAGTGCGAGAGACTGGAGGCATGAGCGACTCCAGCGCCGCGCGCGTGCGGCCGATCGACACTGGCGACGAAGCTCGATGGCGCGAGCTGTTCACCGCCTACGGGGTCTTCTACGAGACCGCGTTCAGCGACGAAGTTCTCGACGGTGTGTGGACGTGGCTCATGGATGCCCACCACCCCCTGTTCTGCCTCGTCGCCGATCTCGACGGCGAGGTCGTGGGCTTCGCGCACGTGCGCGAGCAGCCTGACACCTTCACGGCCGGCCCCGGCTGGTTTCTCGACGACCTGTACACCGTGCCCGAGGTGCGGGGCTCGGGCGCGGGAACTGCCCTGCTCGAGGCGATCGCCGAGCACGCCCGTGCGCACGGCGGCGGCACCGTGCGGTGGATCACCGCCGCCGACAACGAGCGCGCACAGTCGGTCTACGATCGGCTCGCGACCCGCACGAGCTGGGTCACCTACGAGTGGGAGGTCTGAGCCATGCAGCTCGGAACCCGGTGGTCGGTCGGCGACGATCCGCCCGCGCGCCTCGCTGACGAGGTTCGATGGGCGATCCGCGCCGTCGAGGCAGAACTGGTCGAGCTCGACACGAGCTCGTGGCGGTGGACGCTCACCTGGTTGGAGGGCCGCCCCGTCGTCGAGCTCGACGACGGAACGACCATTCGCGTCGCACCTGACGGCTCGGTCACGATCGTGGGCGCAGACGCACTCGACTGAGCGCGCTTCGGCCCGCTGTCGTCAGGAGTGGAAGCCGTAGCGTGGCCGGGCGTCACGCAGTGCGACTGCCGCTTCGCGAGCCAGCAGCCGCTGACGGGCGTCGTGGTCGCACGATGCGAGCTGCGCTCGGCCGACGGGGATGGCTCGCCCCCACGCGACGAGCGCGAGGCCGGTCGAGATGAGAAGGGTGCGCACGAAGGGCTGTCGGTGGCACTCCACTGACAGCGGAATGGCGGCGG containing:
- a CDS encoding BTAD domain-containing putative transcriptional regulator, encoding MTATHLSLLGSFEVAVSGAPAATSTAGTQRLVVLLALRDRVVSRAAVAGALWPDTTSELAALRLRTALSRLDSSAQSVVEMTPGGLRIDAACAVDYRLARQQAFDMLETEHPSPRQSAAQTRESIALLCLELLPDSYDDWVLDEAEDWRLLRAIALEALAATLSADHRPHLAMGAAQAAVRNEPLRETAQAALIRLHLVAGNQHEALRVYERFAVVLADSLQLSPSPMLRDLVSTLVPVS
- the valS gene encoding valine--tRNA ligase, with protein sequence MTHASLPEKPALEGLEGKWGAVWESNGTYRFDRQAAVDAGPDSVYAIDTPPPTASGSLHIGHVFSYTHMDLAARFQRMRGMNLFYPMGWDDNGLPTERRVQNYYGVRCDPTLPYEPDFTPPFEGGDNANSKAADQVPISRRNFIELCERLTVEDEQQFEDLWRTLGLSVDWSQTYRTIGDDAQRAAQRAFLRNLARGEAYRADAPTLWDVTFRTAVAQAELEDKEMPGAFHRVSFHRPDGGTVEIETTRPELIAACVALVAHPDDPRYQPLFGSTVRTPLFGVEVPVVAHHLAQQDKGSGIAMVCTFGDVTDVVWWRELDLPMRPILGKDGRILADAPSGLEGEAVETYAELAGKTVFSAKARMVELLRESGDLIGEPRPITHPVKFFEKGDKPLEIVTTRQWYIANGARDEALNARLLERGREVAFHPDFMRVRYENWVGGLSGDWLISRQRFFGVPIPVWYRLDEHGEQTGEPIVPTEDQLPVDPSSMPAPGFDEAQRGQPGGFIGEVDIMDTWATSSLTPQIAGKWEDDPELFDLVFPYDLRSQGQDIIRTWLFSTVLRAELEHGTVPWKHAGISGFIVDPDRKKMSKSKGNVVTPAAMLDEHGSDAVRYWAASSRLGTDAAFDPQNPKQIKIGRRLAIKVLNAAKFVYSFEAPAGTASGADAVTEPLDIDMLATLGEVVATATRAYEEYDHARALEVAEQFFWTFTDDYLELVKERAYGSQGAEGQASAVSALQLAIDVFVRLFAPVLPFATEEVWSWTHDSSVHTAPWPTVDELGVDAQHGGLLPLVSEALIGIRRAKTDAKASQKTPVTRAVIAGPALLEHAAGDLAAVGRIASLTITPADEVSVLEIELGELPQA
- a CDS encoding MFS transporter, with the translated sequence MTNASRGPAATHPAPAPSDPRIARRARWASLVGTSLESYDFYLFAYFSAFFAGPLFFEPLGEVGANLAALATIGVAFVIRPVGAIVFGHLGDRIGRRTTLIVTITMMGVATGLIGVLPTFDQAGWFGAVLLVLLRVAQGVSLGGEWGGAVLIATEHESRAKRAFAAAMPQLGSPIGSILSAAAFIWLTLALTSEEISEWAWRVPFLTAIPLLAVSLYLRLAVTETPVFTAVKDAGRAPRIPLAALLRAQPVTIVVAVGVALLGIGSYSLMNTYTLNYGAGVLGFDYYELLIATTAGGLLQLITIPLFGAWATRIGSGLVVAIGALGTLLVAFPIYFFLQEASFAFLVGMMIIGGILPTMSWAALGGIFTELFDERYRYSALGFAYALAAVVAGFVPALTGALGAATGNAWWHPAVVLAGMSLITLVASLVAIRIRVDRDDALE
- a CDS encoding GNAT family N-acetyltransferase yields the protein MSDSSAARVRPIDTGDEARWRELFTAYGVFYETAFSDEVLDGVWTWLMDAHHPLFCLVADLDGEVVGFAHVREQPDTFTAGPGWFLDDLYTVPEVRGSGAGTALLEAIAEHARAHGGGTVRWITAADNERAQSVYDRLATRTSWVTYEWEV